Genomic DNA from Dehalococcoidia bacterium:
GAGCATCGTGCATGGCTCGCGTTGATGGCCGGCAGCCGAACGACCTGCGGCCGGTCTCGATCGTCCCCGGATATCTGAAGTTTGCTGAAGGCTCGGTTCTGGTCGAAACCGGGCAGACGCGTGTGCTCGTCGCGGTTTCGATCGAAGACCGTGTGCCGCCGTTCCTGCGTGGCAGCGGCCGTGGCTGGGTTACGGCTGAGTACGCGATGCTGCCCCGCTCCACGCAGACCCGCTCGAACCGCGAGTCCGTGGCGGGCAAGATCGGCGGCCGCACGCACGAGATCCAGCGGCTGATTGGCCGGTCGCTGCGCGCCGTCACCGACATGAAGCTGCTGGGCGAGCGCACCCTGACGGTCGATTGCGACGTGTTGCAGGCCGACGGCGGCACACGCACCGCGGCG
This window encodes:
- the rph gene encoding ribonuclease PH encodes the protein MARVDGRQPNDLRPVSIVPGYLKFAEGSVLVETGQTRVLVAVSIEDRVPPFLRGSGRGWVTAEYAMLPRSTQTRSNRESVAGKIGGRTHEIQRLIGRSLRAVTDMKLLGERTLTVDCDVLQADGGTRTAAITGAWVALWLAGSRAREQYRLAGNPVTGKVAATSVGIVGGLPLLDLCYEEDSRADVDCNVVMTGDGHFVEVQGTAEGATFGRGALDELLDLAEAGIRRLFELQQAALRGARPPQA